The Ziziphus jujuba cultivar Dongzao chromosome 7, ASM3175591v1 genome includes a region encoding these proteins:
- the LOC125419835 gene encoding pentatricopeptide repeat-containing protein At1g11290, chloroplastic produces the protein MRNFNISIIALLESHHKSRRNILQILSSAIVSGHFSGDPFVSSKLLLHSHSDADDDDDDEATFAFSKALFLSHTEPKYLRLEFHIQGLFSELFTSRIALSYNLMRRRDSPLFPDSYSFPFLLKACGRCLFPQKGQELHCLSFKLGFELDVFVQNGLISMYSLCGLMEEARRVFNLLPVFVRDVVSWNSVLSGYLQCERNEDSLKVFVEMMEDGSVWPAQVTFVGVLTACARIGFLDLGWKIHGLVLGSGLELNVFLGSSLIDMYAKCGKMEDARKVFNGISDRNVVCWISMIVGYAQSDSFKEAIELFREMQLRGVEADAATVGNVVLACGNLGALSHGRWVHSYSERWGSLMSLSVKTSLIDMHSKCGDIERALQIFHELSNIDVISWTAVVTGLTLNGESRRALHLFSQMAMSRDVMPNEVTFLGVLSACSHGGFVELGFVYFNAMSQS, from the coding sequence ATGCGCAACTTCAACATCTCCATTATCGCATTGCTTGAATCCCACCACAAAAGTCGCCGCAATATCCTTCAGATTCTCAGTTCTGCCATTGTTTCCGGCCATTTCTCCGGCGACCCCTTTGTGTCTAGCAAACTCCTCCTTCACTCTCACTCCGAcgccgatgatgatgatgatgatgaagctaCTTTCGCATTCTCTAAGGCCCTTTTTCTTTCACATACAGAACCCAAATATCTTCGCCTGGAATTTCATATTCAAGGCCTATTCTCGGAGCTCTTCACCTCAAGAATCGCTCTCTCTTACAATCTCATGCGACGCCGCGATTCTCCTTTGTTTCCCGACAGCTATTCTTTCCCTTTCCTACTCAAAGCTTGTGGGCGTTGCTTGTTTCCTCAAAAGGGTCAAGAGCTTCATTGCTTGAGCTTCAAACTTGGATTTGAGCTCGATGTCTTCGTTCAGAATGGGCTCATTTCCATGTACTCTCTGTGTGGTCTTATGGAGGAAGCTCGAAGAGTTTTCAATTTGCTTCCGGTTTTTGTTCGCGACGTGGTGTCTTGGAATAGCGTCCTTTCTGGGTATTTACAGTGCGAGCGCAATGAGGATTCCTTGAAGGTGTTTGTGGAAATGATGGAGGATGGTTCGGTGTGGCCTGCTCAGGTGACTTTTGTGGGTGTTCTGACTGCTTGTGCTAGGATTGGATTTCTTGATTTAGGGTGGAAAATCCATGGATTAGTTTTAGGAAGTGGACTGGAATTGAATGTCTTCTTGGGTTCATCTTTGATCGATATGTATGCTAAGTGTGGGAAGATGGAGGATGCGAGAAAAGTTTTCAACGGTATTTCTGACAGAAATGTGGTCTGTTGGATTTCCATGATAGTGGGTTATGCTCAGTCAGATTCATTCAAAGAGGCGATTGAATTGTTCAGAGAGATGCAATTACGTGGGGTTGAAGCAGATGCGGCAACAGTTGGCAATGTTGTATTGGCATGCGGGAATTTGGGGGCATTAAGCCATGGTAGATGGGTGCATAGCTATTCTGAAAGGTGGGGTTCTTTGATGAGCCTCTCAGTGAAGACTTCTTTGATTGATATGCACTCAAAATGTGGAGATATAGAAAGGGCCCTCCAGATTTTCCATGAATTGTCTAACATAGATGTTATTTCTTGGACTGCTGTGGTTACTGGTCTAACCCTGAACGGGGAGTCCAGGAGGGCTTTGCACTTGTTTTCACAAATGGCAATGTCAAGGGATGTCATGCCAAACGAGGTCACTTTTCTGGGAGTATTGTCGGCTTGTAGCCATGGTGGATTTGTAGAATTGGGTTTTGTCTATTTCAATGCCATGTCTCAAAGTTGA